The proteins below come from a single Mya arenaria isolate MELC-2E11 chromosome 8, ASM2691426v1 genomic window:
- the LOC128242139 gene encoding uncharacterized protein LOC128242139, translated as MASKQQQSEADASEIYSCDVVSEENVRKAVKLFCSVLSSTDIDETTKHSLLILQDYFIKCLPFEGSGVWKSAKVYFLKDNRFILQSGPGIHPMRVLFNIKGEASIEKMTHPGPTDSHRSTQAHPPVSRQRSKSARVVRPAAQSTSGDKQKHFEFPCEEINQRSVGKAILRFCGNEGTVDNSNKATLRRLLQALISYVPLEPQTRWKDAEVKIYDDDCDVYRIYSGNGQNRFVGTFDGMGNARIVRAKYDKSECCVM; from the exons ATGGCTTCGAAGCAACAACAGTCAGAGGCCGATGCG TCTGAGATATATTCCTGTGACGTTGTGAGCGAAGAGAACGTGAGAAAAGCAGTAAAGCTTTTCTGCAGCGTTCTATCGTCAACCGATATCGATGAAACTACCAAACACTCACTACTCATCCTGCAAGATTACTTTATAAAGTGCTTACCATTCGAAGGCTCCGGTGTTTGGAAGAGCGCAAAAGTATATTTCCTTAAAGACAACAGATTTATTCTTCAATCAGGCCCTGGTATTCATCCAATGCGAGTACTATTCAATATCAAAGGTGAAGCATCCATTGAGAAAATGACACATCCAGGACCAACAGACAGTCATCGAAGTACGCAAGCGCACCCTCCTGTAAGTCGCCAACGGTCGAAGAGCGCTCGGGTGGTCAGACCTGCCGCACAATCCACTAGCGGTGATAAG caaaagcATTTCGAGTTCCCTTGTGAAGAGATCAATCAGCGGAGCGTCGGGAAAGCCATTCTCCGATTCTGCGGAAACGAAGGTACCGTTGACAACAGCAACAAGGCGACTCTACGACGTTTATTACAAGCGTTAATCTCCTATGTACCGCTTGAACCTCAAACGCGGTGGAAAGATGCTGAAGTGAAAATTTACGACGACGATTGTGATGTATACAGAATATATTCAGGGAACGGACAGAATCGTTTTGTTGGAACATTCGATGGGATGGGCAATGCAAGAATTGTCCGTGCCAAGTACGATAAATCAGAATGTTGTGTCATGTGA